Proteins from one Panthera leo isolate Ple1 chromosome D1, P.leo_Ple1_pat1.1, whole genome shotgun sequence genomic window:
- the TSKU gene encoding tsukushi: MPWPLLLLPLLLLAVSGAQMTRPCFPGCQCEVETFGLFDSFSLTRVDCSGLGPHIVPVPIPLDTAHLDLSSNRLETVNESVLAGPGYTTLAGLDLSHNLLASISPTAFSRLRYLESLDISHNGLAALPAESFTSSPLSDVNLSHNRLREVSVSAFTTHSPGRALHVDLSHNLIHRLVPHPAGASLPAPAIQSLNLAWNRLRTVPDLRDLPLRYLSLDGNPLAAVGPGAFRGLAGLTHLSLGSLQGLPQLAPHGFRELQGLQVLDLSGNPKLKWAGAEVFSGLGSLQELDLSGTGLVPLPEMLLVHLPALQSISVGQGVRCRRLVREGAYPRQPGSSPKVALHCVDPRERAAESPNAL; encoded by the coding sequence ATGCCGTGGCCCCTGCTGCTGCTCCCACTGCTGCTGCTGGCCGTGAGCGGGGCCCAGATGACCCGGCCATGCTTCCCCGGATGCCAGTGCGAGGTGGAGACCTTCGGCCTCTTCGACAGCTTCAGCCTGACACGCGTGGACTGCAGCGGCCTGGGCCCCCACATCGTGCCCGTGCCCATCCCTCTGGACACAGCCCACTTGGACCTGTCCTCCAACCGGCTGGAGACCGTGAACGAGTCGGTCCTGGCGGGGCCGGGCTATACCACGCTGGCAGGCCTGGATCTCAGCCACAACCTGCTCGCCAGCATCTCGCCCACCGCCTTCTCCCGCCTTCGCTACCTGGAGTCACTCGACATCAGCCACAATGGCCTGGCAGCTCTGCCGGCAGAGAGCTTCACCAGCTCGCCCCTGAGCGACGTGAACCTCAGCCACAACCGGCTCCGAGAGGTCTCGGTGTCTGCCTTCACGACCCACAGCCCGGGCCGGGCGCTGCACGTGGACCTCTCCCACAACCTCATCCACCGCCTGGTGCCCCACCCTGCAGGGGCCAGCCTGCCCGCACCCGCCATTCAGAGCCTGAACCTGGCCTGGAACCGGCTCCGCACCGTACCCGACCTCCGGGACTTGCCCCTGCGCTACCTGAGCCTGGATGGCAACCCGCTGGCTGCCGTTGGCCCGGGTGCCTTCAGGGGGCTGGCAGGCCTCACGCATCTGTCACTGGGCAGCCTGCAGGGGCTCCCCCAGCTGGCGCCCCATGGCTTCCGTGAGTTGCAAGGCTTGCAGGTCCTGGACCTTTCAGGCAACCCCAAGCTCAAGTGGGCGGGAGCTGAGGTATTCTCGGGCCTGGGCTCCCTGCAGGAGCTGGACCTGTCAGGCACGGGCCTGGTGCCTCTGCCTGAGATGCTGCTCGTCCACCTGCCAGCACTGCAGAGCATCAGCGTGGGCCAGGGCGTGCGGTGCCGGCGGCTAGTGCGGGAGGGCGCCTATCCTCGGCAGCCTGGCTCTAGCCCCAAGGTGGCCCTGCACTGCGTAGACCCCCGGGAAAGGGCTGCGGAGAGCCCCAACGCTTTGTGA